Below is a genomic region from Rosa chinensis cultivar Old Blush chromosome 5, RchiOBHm-V2, whole genome shotgun sequence.
tctaCGCGTGTTCTTCATCTTCCTTCTGTTTTctggtttctttttttctttcgctGCAGGGGCTGCAAGGCTGATGGGCTGCGCTGCTGCAAGGCTGTGAGGCTGCTGTGCAAGGGCAGCAAAGAAGGCTAGCTGCTGCGGGGACGATGCTGCTGCGGGGAGCTGCTGTGTGGATGCGCGGGCTGTAGGGCATGCTGGCTGCAGGTCGGGCTGTAGGTGCTTGGGCTGTTCGCGACTTGGGCTGCTGGGGGCAGGACGCAGGGAGCAGGCGGGGAGGTTGAGGCGTGCGGCAGGAGGTTGCTGTAGGAGGTATGGTAGTGGGCTGTAGGAAGTGTGCGCGGGGGCAAGGCGGTGAGGCTTGCGGCAGATGGCGGGCAGCAGCAGGTTGTAGGGCGTAGGCTGCTGGGGTGAGGCTGCGGCAGAATTTGTGAgagagtttttaggttttttttttctttttgttttgggctagggttagagcgtcgtgctgataacgtgttgtaggagaatagaattgtgtgtttattattgataataggagtccttatatagggagttaaaaggtatacaaaaggtaagagaatccgaatacaattgaatacctataacactttcctattacaattctaaaccctaatttgtagaGTCACACTAtatcgacatccttcaacaagttgaaatattattaaaaaaataaaagggggTGAGTTTTGCAAatttgggtgtgcaaatttcaccccttgtggaaatgatgaaatgatCATTGTGATTTGTGATTCATTCAACGAAGAGTCTTTGTCCATATTAGAATTTTCGTTCATTCAACGcaacttctgtttttttttttttggttacattcAAACTGGTGCTTTGCGATTGAATTATTCTGCATATTCGAACTGGTGCTTAACATCGTGAACTGGTCCTTTTTTTCTCGGTAATGCATTTTTGGTCTACTTACTTTGACACCTACCATTCCATCTTCAATAGACAAACATGGTCAATAGACTCGTCTTTACGGAACAAACACGGAAATTTCCTGGTCCGCGTCTTTAATAATAGTTGGTCGCTTGTGAATGTGATGCAAAACAACAGAAATATGATGGTTGCTTCACTTGTTTGTTACGTAGGGACAGTGCGCGCGCCATTATCATCTTCTTTATGGAATCAGCACTCCATTATCATCATCTATGAGAAGTAAAAGACGACAGTAGTGATGTGTAAAACAACGGAAGCATTCGAGGAAATGCTAGAAACACCAAAACAAGTCCCAAGATTTTTAGTCTGATCTTGTTGTCGGTCAGCTGAGGTCTGCTACTGATTATCTAGATTAATCAACACTATGGAAGTCGCTAATCTTACGAGGGGTGACTAAAATTTAAGAGATGTTTTGGTGACTCTTGTGTAATCGTAGaatttatgtataaatatataatgtgatttttctttttctgatttttattctCCCCTTCCCAATACATTTCTTAACCAGCGCGGTCTAAGAAGGTAAGGTGGTCAAAAAGCTTTGCATCACTGATGACCAAATGACCTATCATGTCCATCCATTTTTGGTCCAATTAATGATATATTTTCATTAATGATAGTCAATCTGACTGCGCGAATGGGTTATTCTCTTTTTTGTAAAGGTTCACATTACCAATTTGAGAATCTACCGCATTAGATGCTGGATTGCTGAGCACGAAAtattcttctatatatatatgtgacagGTCTGCAAAGGAAGTACTCGAGCAGAGTGAAAGAGATCAGTTGAGATGAAGAGAGCAGAACTAGTGTTCATCCCATCACCAGGGGCCGGCCACCTCGTAGCAGCCTTGCAATTCGGAAAGCGTCTGCTTCAGCGAGATGATCGAATTTCAATCACAGTTCTTGCCATCAAATCAGCAGCCCCTTCATCTTTAGGTTCATACACAGAATCCCTTGTTGCTTCGGAATCCCGAATCCAACTCATTGATGTCCCTCAAGCAGAGCTGCCTCCATTAGAGTTTGCAAAGTCACCAGCTAAATTTTTCATTCTAAACATTGAGAACCATGTGCCTAATGTCAGGGAAGCCCTCACTAACTACGTTTCATCATTGCATTCTAAGCCCGACTCGGTTCCAATTGTTGGAGTGGTTCTTGATTTCTTCTGTGTCTCCATGATTGATGTGGTCAATGAACTCAATCTCCCTTCTTATCTTTTCATGACGAGCAATGCAGGGTATCTTTCTGTCATGTTCCACTTTCCGGAGCAGGATAGCCGGACCGGTGCGCCACCTAAAGACTCCGATCCTGATTGGTTAGTCCCAGGTATTGTCCCCCCAGTTCCTACTACAGTTTTGCCTGTGTCCATGACAGATGGTAGCTACTCTAGTTATCTTGGGATTGCTGCGAGATTTAGAGAGGCCAAAGGTATCATAGCAAATACTTGTGTTGAGTTAGAGGCACATGCTTTTAACTCGTTTTCAGAAGATCAAACTACGCCTCCGGTGTACCCAGTTGGGCCGGTGCTTGATCTCAACGATGGTCAGGCTCGGTCCAATTTAAACCAGGCGCAGCGTGACAGGATCATGAGCTGGCTTGATGATCAGCCTGAAGAATCTGTTGTGTTCTTATGCTTTGGAAGCTTGGGGAGCTTTAGTGAAGCACAAGTGAAGGAGATAGCTCTGGGGCTTGAGCAGAGCGGGCAGAGGTTCATGTGGTCTTTGCGTTTGACACCACCAAAAGGCAGCAAAACTTTGACTCCGATCGACTGCTCGAACCTTGAGGAAGTCTTGCCGGATGGGTTCTTGGAGAGGACTAGAGGAAAGGGACTAATATGCGGGTGGGCGCCGCAGGTGGAAGTCTTGTCCCACAAGGCAACCGGAGGCTTTGTGTCGCATTGTGGGTGGAACTCGATCTTGGAGAGCTTGTGGTATGGTGTGCCTATTGTGACATGGCCTATGTATGCCGAGCAACAGCTGAATGCGTTTCGAATGGTGAAGGAGTGGGGGTTGGGATTGGAGATGAGGTTGGATTACAAGAAAGGTGGTGAGGTTGTGAAGGCAGATGAGATAGGGAAGGCAGTGGTTAGTGTAATGGAGGACAGCGAGGTGAGGAAGAAGGTTAAAGAGATGGGGGTGGTGAGCAGAAAAGCTGTAGAGGACGTTGGGTCTTCCTCCGTTTCTCTTGGACGGTTTATTGAAGATGTGATGAGGAATCATTTTGGTTCTGATTAAGGTTAATGCTTAGGTTGAAAAACTGATCGAAACCATGTACTGTTTATGCTTTTCTCATCATGTTCTTATCTTGTTTAGAAAGTCTAGATATCATTTTCATATCGTTCGATTTTAGCTGCAAAATAAGGTTCCTTGAACGCTTTTAGAACATTTGTAATTTACACACCTAAATTCTGTGCTTTACtccaatttctttatttttcatctACTTTTCAATAGGGTTGGCCTCGGGTCGGTTCTGCAGTTTCTAGTACTAAATTAGGAACCGGAACCGACTATTGCTTATCGGTTCGGATTTGTTGTTTTTGAGATTAAGAACCGAGGTAGAACCGAACTGACCATACTCGGGTCGGTTCCTCAGTTTTTCGGTTCTTTGTTCGGTTCCTCGATTTTTTGGTTCCAATCTTAAACTGTCAGTTTGGCATGAAACACTACTTTTAAGCCATTTCCAGTTTCCAATTTTCCAAACATACACTCAACATTGCACAATGCCACAATCTATTCACTCATTCATACTCAACATTATCTACATATTTAACAATGAACAATTCAACATCATAATAGCAAATCAGTAGTTTCCTGCAAATTCTCAAACTGTCAAAGCATGAAACTCATGAAAGCATTAAACTGTCAAACAACAGTTCAACAGAACCAAGTAAAGTAACAAACTGCAGAACAATGCAAAGCTGCAAGTCTGCAACAATATACATATTCCAGCAAACTGCAGCAAGTAAAAATAAGCAATAGATTGTCCATAGTCCATCTAGAACAATGCAGCTGCAtcaatttgcagcaaactaAAATGGTTTGACTGATCAATTGAAAGTCTCAAACTGAAACAAATAACCTAAAATTGAAACAGTTCATCAACATTTCATCAAAGTGCACAACTTCAAACAAATTTCCAGCATGGCTTTCTCAATGCAACAAGTCTTCCATCAATACTAAATCTGCATACAGAATTTGAAGCCGCAATCAATGATATTAGGAcagctaaaaaaaaattgaacttcaaatatATGAAGCAAAAATGTTCAGACCTTTATGTAGCCTTGATTGTTATCTGTAACCAGATATAATACGGTAATCATTAGAAACTAAACCAGAAATTAGACACCAATTGTATCATGATAAGTAATGTAATAGATAATAATTAATAGAAAGTCCTAAGAGCTGGTCCCATTTCTAAGCATAATTAATAGAAAGTCTTAAGAGCATGTCCCATTTCTAAGCATGGGCCAGAATGATACCAATATTAAAGCACCCCTTCTTCATATTAATTTTATACTAAGCAATACAACATCATGCGAAATCCACCTTATGAGCCTCgaaatttaaaaaatgaacACAGTGGGATTGACGAACCATGCAGCTGCAGCTCAATTCGATACTCACCCCTGTTCTCTGTTGATTCAAGCCTCCACTAGCAGCAATCAACAAGTACCGATTGGGAAGCGTTTTCACATCGGTCGCTGCAATATTTGCGGCACTGATTTGATTAATCTATAGTTGTCGCTCTGCTTGTTCTCTGGTTCTGGGATTTGCTCAACCACCTGCAAAGCCTATAAAGAAAGCAAAATCAGTTAATTCCCGACTATTTGAACTGAAACTTTGAATGGAAAAGAGGAAAGCTGCAAACTGCGATGAGCGAGAGAATTTGGAAGAATAGAGAAAAGGGTGAACCTTTAAATTGAGTTGGGAGAAATTGGGAAATCTGATCAAGAATGAAACTGGACTGCACTCACTGCAGGGCTGGGTTCAAATGAAGACGAAAAAGTGGTCAGATTTCACGGGCAAAGAGTGATGTACAAACATCCTATTATAATTGAAATTGCAGATTGATGAGAGTAGAGCGAGAAAAATGAAAGCTTACATTGAGCCATGGCCAACACAAATCCGAGATTGGGAAATCTGATCAAGAATGAAACTGTAAAGGAATGAAACTGGACTGCACTCACTGCAGGGCTAGGTTCAAATGAAGACGAAAAAGTGGTCAGATTTCACTGGCAAAGAGTGATGTATAAACATCCTATTATAATTGAAATTGCAAATTAATGAGAGTAGAGCGAGAAAAATGAAAGCTTACATGGAGCCATGGCCAACACAAATCCAAGATGGATCATCAACCAAATCCCAGATGGGGCTGCATCAACCAAATCGCAGACGGCCAACACAAATCGAAGAAGCGATGTTTCTGGGTTCCAGACTTTGAGGGAGGTCGTCTCGCTCGTCTGGGTTTTGATCATAAGGATTGCTGAATTGGGGCTTCTCCGTTTGTGTTTCTAGGTTAGAGAGGGGAGAGTGGAtactgagagagtgagagtttgAGGGAAGATATAATTTTCTAAGGTTTTGATCGAATGGATAGGAGATAAGATCATTAAGATGGAAGGTTCTGATCGCATTTGAAAGACTAACTTCGTGTCTGATCACATGAGAAAGGGTCTATTTTACATAAATAAGCTTGGCTATATTATCCAATTATACATTGACATCTGTATTTCGGTTCCAAGAGGGTTTTAAAAACAAGAACCAGAACCGAACCGAGAGGATATCGCTAGGAACAGAACCGAGAAAAATGTAAGTGCATATGTTCAGGGGAGGGATGCATTGCAGATTGTTGCTTTAGCAATGCATGGTCAGGGGAGGGATGCATTGCAGTTTTTCTCAAAAATGTTAGAAGTTGAGGTGAAGCCAAATGCTGTGACATTTACTAACATATTATGTGCGTGTAGCGATGCAGGATTGGCGGATGAGGGAAGAACATTTTTCTATCAAATGGAGCGAGTTTATGGAGTTGTGCCTGGAATAAAGCACTATGCGTGCATGGTTGACATTCTTGGTCATTCAGGTAATCTGGAGGAAGCTGCAGAACTGATAGAGAAAATGCCAATTTCCCCCACTCCTTCTGTATGGGGGGCTCTGCTTGGGGCATGTACGCGCCATGGGAATGTTGCACTTGTTGAGAAGGCTTGTAGCCATTTGCTCGACTTGGATCCCAGAAATCATAGAGCCTATGTACTCTTATCAAATACTTATGCCAAAACAGGGAAATGGGAAGCAGTTTCTGGGTTAAGGAAGCTCATGCGAGATTCTGGAATAAAGAAAGAACCTGGTTGTAGCTCAATCGAAATCAACGGTAGTGTTCATGAATTTCTAGTTGGTGATAATACTCATCCTTTATCCAAGGATATCTACTCAACGTTGGATGAGATAGCAGGGAGATTGAAGTCAATCGGATATGTGCCAAACAAGTCACACCTACTGCAATTTGTTGAGGAAGAGGACATGAAGGAACATGCCCTAATTCTTCATAGTGAGAAACTAGCGATTGCCTTTGGACTTATTAGCTCCAAGCCATCTCAACCAATTCGCGTTGTGAAGAATCTTCGTGTTTGTGgatgtacatacctccaataatatggagtatttactacatcaccaagcataagtaacacctactttgggacatccacaagacatggcaaggcccaaccgagacatgcatcgtgtagccctatgttcaggctacgcggcggtatccggaagtcgcaaatccgccaccgggaagccacctttccgcccttgccaagatgcccccataacatagctttctacatgttaaatagactataATAGTAattttgcttgtcccacatcgaagaacaagtaaatgtgaagcattccttcatctataaaaggaatgcctcctcccacaactcaacagattcattacatctcttgtaatcttgttaggccgcaaggctcgacacactagtatagctttcaagtggacgtagtctcccgctcatgcggaggcgaaccactatacatcttgtgtcactctctctatctctcattctttacgttaattagatccccaacggatccaagcattaacattggcgccgtctgtgggaagccaacacaaaggcttcgtcacctaccacgaactttgacccgaaaatgtcgagtcgacactcattcaacatcaaattaggGCCGGTCAGCGCCCGGCGGGGCCGGTCAGCGCCCGGcggggccggtcaacgcccggcgggtccggtcaatgcttggtcaacgctggagatggttggtcaacgcccggcggaggcGGTCAACGCCCATCAGGGGCCGGTCAACGCTGACCAAGGTTAGTCAACGCTgaaccttcaaaaaaaaaaaaaaacttggcggCAAAacctctctggacacccagagatttgctctgggcacccaaccaCCTCCGCCAAACTCTTCTTCTCCGCTCCGCTGAGCTCCGGTTCCGCCGGACACCAGTTCCGCCGAACTCCTGTTCCACCGGACTCCAATTCTGCAGCTCATCACCTCCGCTGAAGAATACCAGCGGCTAACCTCCGCTGACCATACTGCAATCTCCGCCGAACTCGGAGCCTCCGCCGAGCACCATCCTCCGCTCCGCCAGACAATCGGCTAGCCAACTTCGTTCCGCTGGACTGTTCACCGCCGACATCTTCCGCCAAGCTCTGCCAGGTTGCAAGACAAGGAGCAAAGGTCCTTCGGCCAACCAGCTGCGACCGCCAACTATCCTCCTCCGCTCCGCCACACTTCTTCAGCGGCCAGAGCTCCGCTAGGAATCTCCAAAGCTTCACTGCCAGGAAGCCTCCGCCGGACTGCACCACCGGGCTGCCTCCGCTGGGCCTCCGCCAGTCAACACTTACCGGCGCACTTCCGCCGGCCAAAGCACCGCTGGCCATGCTCCATTAAAACTTCACCACCGGCGGCTTTGCAGACTTAAAAACGGCAAATCCCCGCCAGCCTAGCTCCGGCCATGACTTCCGCTAGCTTTCGTCAGCGGAACCGCCAGCTACCATCAGCGGCAAAGcaagctccgctccgccagccAGGCTCCGCTCCGCCACTGACCAAGTGCTCCGCTCCGCCAGCCTCACTACCGCCGAGCTACCACTGCCAATCTCTACCGCCAGGTGGCAGCTCCGCTGGCCAAGCAAGCCCCGCTGAGCAACTCTTCCGCTAGCCACCTCCGGCAGGAGCTCCGCTGAGCTCTAAACCCTGGTGTAGACTCAATTTTCTGGGCAATCTTACCTGCACACCTAGACATCTGATATGGACACCGACTGCCATCCTCTTGGATCAGCGACCATCATCCAAACTTCTCATATGCCGGAGGATACTGCGGCGGACTCTGCCTTCATTTATGCAGTCGAACTGTGGGTTTCTATGATGGTCAGAGCGCAACCAGCAAAGCCAGCCATCAAGATAAGTATTTCTATCTCTTTATTCCTTGGTGCACACGTGCCTAGTTTTCACGGGTGAACTAGCTTAGCACAGTTGGTCAACAAGAGCATGGTTCATAATTCAATGCCACATATACCTAATTATGCTTTTCCCCTGTGCACACTTTCTATACATAATTATGCATGTGGTTATTTACGTGCTGCAGTAAGACCATGAGATCATATACTTGTTATCAAATAACATGACCCACCATTATAGCTATGCACACGTTCGTGCTCCTATCCATGCTGCACGTATCAACTACAGTACTTGTGTGTCACATACACATACATAGCCTCTCATCTGGACGCACGTCTACGCACACGTACACCACACATATTCATTGCAccattgtatatatatatatgcacagcAATGCTACGACTGTTGGCCACAAGCCATCACGTTTAGTCAATTGACAGAGACACGCACCGCTGTCGAGCAGTGCATTTGCAGCCTTTTTAGTTAAATCACAAGCTGCCACTTAAGTCCTAAAGAAGCAAATGCTAAACTAGCTTGCTGGCTACCTCCTAGTTTACCCATATTAGTTTATATTGTTGCGCATACTCAATTGTTATCGCACATAGTCAAAGTTCGCATGCTCCCTGCAAATTCGACATTCAAaatagatatatatgcatgttatTTGTCGTCAACCACCACATTTGCTCATACACTTTGCTTAtaattttatcaaagtacatatgcaaattattgatgttgattttacaaatctacatattaatcatctattttgtttcaaggaaattcaattatttctattgagcattcaatctcaactacgagttgacgtacattatcggaatactttatccgccacaagcaatggaccgccatgctcggccaactccgctagcctccaaatcggcataagataagtcactatatcttatcttttacgctcttgcaattagagctattGCTACGCCTTCACATGCTTTTACTattctaagcatgcctacgaatatatcacacttgatatgcttttacatgcttccataaacttttgagcatgcctacaacatttcgtagatttggcaacactttctagatctcacgtactagatatgccatgcttcacataccgatctcaatgatccattagcatatctacaaaaatgcaaaaatgatattagcatccgcattacaagtacatgctatacacatatgccatgcttctattttaattgcaaaattaaataagcatgggacactcaaacaaaattttattacttgctctatgtgtttatcattttttcaaacaaccgccaagcggtaaggcaacgcctcatcatgacaatgaccgctacgcggcattgcagtcaagtttctctttcgagaaaacagctagggactagttaacacagcccacggcagccattgatccggcagttaaccccgacgcttgggtatctaagattgggctcgctacccaacaccctctgctccgcgcagctcccctcatcaaacaattttccgaccatacggaggtctatcgccaggagtgggggactccctggcgggcctagcaggggcccacccgaaagggcaaaagcgttcgctccaaccaattctagatggacgacgcactcgcactaattatgcttgatatatggcacaaagctacgctttggtatcaacccgcaagaacaccctccttgactggggacttcggggacttgtacatacagcccaac
It encodes:
- the LOC112164057 gene encoding pentatricopeptide repeat-containing protein At2g29760, chloroplastic is translated as MHGQGRDALQFFSKMLEVEVKPNAVTFTNILCACSDAGLADEGRTFFYQMERVYGVVPGIKHYACMVDILGHSGNLEEAAELIEKMPISPTPSVWGALLGACTRHGNVALVEKACSHLLDLDPRNHRAYVLLSNTYAKTGKWEAVSGLRKLMRDSGIKKEPGCSSIEINGSVHEFLVGDNTHPLSKDIYSTLDEIAGRLKSIGYVPNKSHLLQFVEEEDMKEHALILHSEKLAIAFGLISSKPSQPIRVVKNLRVCGCTYLQ
- the LOC112165966 gene encoding UDP-glycosyltransferase 71K1 translates to MKRAELVFIPSPGAGHLVAALQFGKRLLQRDDRISITVLAIKSAAPSSLGSYTESLVASESRIQLIDVPQAELPPLEFAKSPAKFFILNIENHVPNVREALTNYVSSLHSKPDSVPIVGVVLDFFCVSMIDVVNELNLPSYLFMTSNAGYLSVMFHFPEQDSRTGAPPKDSDPDWLVPGIVPPVPTTVLPVSMTDGSYSSYLGIAARFREAKGIIANTCVELEAHAFNSFSEDQTTPPVYPVGPVLDLNDGQARSNLNQAQRDRIMSWLDDQPEESVVFLCFGSLGSFSEAQVKEIALGLEQSGQRFMWSLRLTPPKGSKTLTPIDCSNLEEVLPDGFLERTRGKGLICGWAPQVEVLSHKATGGFVSHCGWNSILESLWYGVPIVTWPMYAEQQLNAFRMVKEWGLGLEMRLDYKKGGEVVKADEIGKAVVSVMEDSEVRKKVKEMGVVSRKAVEDVGSSSVSLGRFIEDVMRNHFGSD